One Gossypium hirsutum isolate 1008001.06 chromosome A11, Gossypium_hirsutum_v2.1, whole genome shotgun sequence genomic window carries:
- the LOC107923282 gene encoding homeobox-leucine zipper protein ATHB-7: METRDHHHPSSNELILQQYSQAPPPGKNNSNNSSSNKRRFTDDQIRLLESIFESETKLEPKKKLQVARELGLQPRQVSIWFQNRRARLKSKQMEKDYVTLRDNYDKLVSRFEMLKEEKQCLISQMEKLSEMLAESETNGVNKVSKVGSTEHEAEPGSSFKQEDDGVLGLETQKGHREIEDAVKHGDEFLSMDEYRDYDDQFDHLCSRWHHWLNFWT; encoded by the exons ATGGAGACCAGAGATCATCATCATCCATCATCAAACGAACTGATATTACAACAGTACAGTCAGGCACCACCACCAGGGAAGAACAACAgcaacaacagcagcagcaacaaGAGGAGGTTCACCGACGATCAAATCAGGTTATTGGAGTCGATTTTCGAGTCAGAGACAAAGCTGGAACCGAAGAAAAAATTGCAGGTGGCGAGAGAGTTGGGTCTTCAGCCTCGACAAGTATCCATTTGGTTTCAAAACAGAAGGGCGAGGTTAAAGTCGAAACAAATGGAAAAAGATTACGTAACGTTGAGAGACAATTACGACAAGTTGGTGTCGAGATTTGAGATGTTGAAGGAAGAGAAACAGTGTTTGATTTCGCAG ATGGAGAAGCTAAGTGAAATGCTAGCTGAAAGTGAAACCAATGGTGTAAATAAGGTCAGCAAGGTGGGTAGTACTGAGCATGAAGCTGAACCAGGGTCTAGTTTCAAACAGGAAGACGATGGGGTTTTGGGTTTAGAAACTCAGAAAGGTCATAGAGAAATTGAAGATGCAGTGAAGCATGGAGATGAATTCCTGAGCATGGATGAATATAGGGATTATGATGATCAGTTTGATCATTTGTGCAGCCGTTGGCATCACTGGTTAAACTTCTGGACTTGA
- the LOC107924464 gene encoding polyadenylate-binding protein-interacting protein 10, with translation MAVAENDGSKIGSSGQNLVPVDTDTVSDSGKPKTNSDSMTVTKTTEEPRAAAGEAINGDGFNENNHHHQQMATMTDKLNGFTSVQNGGNNGEILKKNITDLVETLSKLNPMAEEFIPPSLINHHQQQHNLNDNQFLENGFGFSAENTNRRKRTYFSQGKRRLNNRTSIAQREDAIRKTVYVSDIDLQVTEELLAGLFLSCGPVVDCRICGDPNSVLRFAFVEFYKEEDAKAALNLSGTILGYYPLKVMPSKTAIAPVNPTFLPRSEDEREMCTRTIYCTNIDKKITQADVKLFFESVCGEVQRLRLLGDYHHSTRIAFVEFTLADSAIAALNCSGAVLGSLPIRVSPSKTPVRPRAPRPALG, from the exons ATGGCGGTTGCTGAGAATGACGGGTCGAAAATCGGGTCATCGGGTCAAAATTTGGTGCCGGTTGACACCGATACGGTCAGCGATTCCGGTAAACCGAAAACCAACTCCGATTCCATGACTGTTACTAAGACTACCGAGGAACCACGAGCAGCAGCAGGAGAAGCCATCAACGGCGATGGGTTCAACGAAAACAACCACCACCACCAGCAGATGGCTACAATGACCGATAAGCTTAATGGGTTTACCAGTGTTCAAAATGGGGGTAATAATGGTGAAATTCTCAAGAAAAACATCACTGATTTGGTTGAAACTTTGTCTAAGCTTAACCCCATGGCTGAAGAATTTATACCCCCTTCCCTAATCAATCATCATCAGCAACAACATAATCTTAATGATAACCAGTTTCTGGAAAATGGGTTTGGATTTAGTGCTGAAAATACTAATAGAAGG AAAAGGACTTACTTTAGCCAAGGGAAGAGAAGGTTGAATAATCGAACCAGCATTGCGCAAAGAGAGGATGCGATTCGAAAAACTGTATACGTATCCGATATCGATCTGCAG GTTACTGAGGAGCTTCTTGCTGGTCTTTTTCTAAGTTGCGGACCG GTTGTTGATTGTCGTATATGCGGTGATCCTAATTCTGTTCTCCGCTTTGCCTTTGTCGAGTTCTATAAAGAag AGGATGCAAAGGCTGCTTTGAATTTGTCCGGAACCATCCTTGGTTATTACCCTCTAAAAGTGATGCCTTCCAAGACTGCCATCGCGCCTGTTAACCCAACTTTTTTACCTAGG TCTGAGGACGAGCGGGAAATGTGCACGAGGACCATTTACTGTACAAACATCGACAAGAAG ATTACTCAAGCTGATGTCAAGCTCTTCTTCGAATCAGTTTGCGGGGAG GTTCAACGATTGAGGCTCTTGGGAGACTATCATCATTCAACTCGCATTGCTTTTGTTGAGTTCACATTG GCTGATAGTGCGATCGCTGCCCTCAACTGCAGTGGTGCAGTTTTGGGATCACTGCCCATAAG GGTAAGTCCATCAAAGACACCTGTTCGTCCCCGTGCTCCTCGTCCTGCCCTGGGCTGA